A portion of the Chloroflexaceae bacterium genome contains these proteins:
- a CDS encoding S41 family peptidase, giving the protein MYCRSSQIMALLVAVLLAGCAWLPGTSAPAPSPAAESVGAPSPSAGATSLAPSPTATVRPTLTASPTPVPPTPTVAPLDPTPTLAPVPAELRREIFEQVWTTVRDTYVYADYRGVDWEQARVEFAPRVAAADDPETFYAVMRELIALLDDEHSRFESPQEVAAQEAEYRGEYRYGGIGAQIRQVEEGGLITALAPDGPAARAGLRPRDIILAVNGIPFTDTAAFGPDGPIGAVRGAPGTRVRLTVRTGQEAPREVEVQREVINADAFNQPHVTMLPGRAVGYVEIPSFYVEAVDEKVRAGVEQLLATGPLDGLILDVRANSGGYVHLMLQTAALFQNGGSIGSTQGRTINEEQKVPEGRTIAGIENVPIVVLIGPDTASAAEMFAGGLQALGRARVVGMPSAGNTENLYSYSYADGSRLMLATVAYRLPDGALIEGRGILPDLLVDVEWWRFPIESDPQVNTAINLIAESRARDGVSRGPQRHSSSNPRGTSTSTAANAAVAR; this is encoded by the coding sequence ATGTACTGTCGCTCCTCTCAGATCATGGCCCTGCTCGTCGCCGTGCTGCTCGCCGGGTGCGCCTGGCTGCCTGGAACGTCGGCGCCGGCCCCCTCGCCCGCTGCGGAGTCCGTTGGCGCCCCCTCGCCGTCAGCGGGCGCGACGAGCCTGGCCCCATCCCCGACTGCAACCGTTCGCCCCACTCTGACCGCCAGCCCGACCCCCGTGCCGCCCACGCCCACGGTCGCACCTCTCGACCCTACGCCGACCCTGGCGCCCGTTCCGGCCGAGTTGCGCCGCGAGATCTTCGAGCAGGTCTGGACCACGGTGCGCGACACCTATGTGTATGCAGACTACCGTGGGGTAGACTGGGAGCAGGCCCGGGTCGAGTTTGCGCCCCGGGTTGCCGCGGCTGATGATCCCGAGACGTTCTACGCCGTGATGCGAGAATTGATTGCCCTGCTCGATGATGAACACTCCCGCTTCGAGTCGCCTCAGGAGGTGGCCGCGCAGGAGGCCGAGTACCGGGGCGAGTACCGCTACGGTGGCATCGGCGCGCAGATCCGCCAGGTCGAAGAGGGCGGATTGATCACCGCGCTGGCGCCCGACGGTCCCGCGGCGCGAGCGGGCCTCCGCCCGCGTGACATTATCCTGGCCGTCAACGGTATTCCCTTCACCGACACTGCCGCCTTCGGTCCCGACGGGCCGATCGGCGCCGTGCGCGGCGCGCCGGGCACCCGTGTGCGCCTGACGGTGCGCACTGGCCAGGAAGCGCCCCGCGAGGTCGAGGTGCAGCGCGAGGTGATCAATGCCGATGCCTTCAACCAGCCGCACGTGACCATGCTTCCAGGTCGGGCTGTCGGCTATGTAGAGATCCCCAGTTTTTATGTAGAAGCCGTTGATGAGAAGGTGCGCGCCGGGGTCGAGCAGCTCCTGGCAACCGGTCCGCTCGATGGGTTGATCCTCGACGTGCGTGCCAACTCGGGCGGCTACGTCCATCTGATGCTTCAGACAGCGGCCCTGTTTCAGAACGGGGGCAGCATCGGCAGCACCCAGGGCCGGACCATCAACGAGGAACAGAAGGTGCCTGAAGGGAGGACCATTGCCGGGATCGAAAACGTGCCCATCGTGGTTCTCATCGGCCCCGACACCGCCAGCGCCGCCGAGATGTTCGCTGGCGGCTTGCAGGCCCTGGGGCGCGCCAGGGTGGTTGGCATGCCCAGCGCTGGCAATACGGAGAATCTCTACAGCTACAGTTACGCTGATGGCTCGCGCCTGATGCTTGCCACGGTCGCCTATCGCTTGCCCGATGGCGCTCTGATCGAAGGTCGGGGCATTCTTCCCGACCTGCTGGTTGATGTCGAGTGGTGGCGCTTTCCCATCGAGAGCGACCCGCAGGTCAATACAGCTATTAACCTCATCGCCGAGAGCCGCGCGAGAGATGGCGTCTCTCGCGGCCCTCAGCGCCACAGCAGCAGCAACCCCAGGGGAACCAGCACCAGCACGGCGGCGAACGCGGCAGTGGCCCGGTGA
- a CDS encoding ATP-binding protein, with protein sequence MPEAPFVLLYLALAIAASLLAAIAWRRRYYRSSRPLTLLMGALAYWCSARALAIADPRFEGTVFWALMQVGGIAPIMPAWLLLALSYTGQRWRRHLPVLTAIFVPAAVFFVLAMSNSLHRLWWTEVAPDTSRGFMWLRLAWGPAFWVHTGYAYCCFIVSTAFLAHAAARRPAPERRLAWLVLLASLIPTAGNIAYLAGARPIGPDDPTPILLLFSGLIALYAILRSRVVDLEPLVAREALAALPDGIIVLDNDQRVAEMNGAAARLLDTDERVALGRPLADLLAERPLGMALQPILGNLGQPSTHLASYTDQARYTIEVRVRPLKAANGAVAGALLLLRDVSERMQAEQSRAQHLAELSLINRVARVTNTAPDAEGLVRAAAATIAAAGVWDRVTVGLLTPDGARLDVVADVAAEGTDRGYEGQSVRGAEAEALIALLRSGESHILDLSDPATSATTLGRAVANEGIGRLLLVPLFHRGAPLGMLALGTVTPQPGSTALPRVAETIGELITDAVVRARLYDEVRQADRLKTSFLASVSHELRNPLTSIIGYIEMFRRGIYGPLDERYIEPLQYMHLSSTTLLRMINDILDFTRAEAGHLHVELQPVNVRHIVANVIGQLQPQIRERGLAFDLEIAPDLPLAQGNKMRLEQIVTNLLSNAIKFTEEGRITVRACQVNDRVRLSVTDTGIGIAPEHLEVIFQEFRRVETAARRVKGAGLGLAISRRLVELMGGTISVESAPGEGSTFTVELPIAPVASHGVEGPHTKIGDAEASPKRERAVAG encoded by the coding sequence ATGCCTGAAGCGCCGTTTGTCTTGCTGTACCTTGCCCTGGCGATCGCTGCAAGTCTCCTCGCGGCAATCGCCTGGCGCCGGCGATACTACCGGAGCAGCCGTCCCCTGACGCTGCTGATGGGCGCGCTGGCCTACTGGTGCAGTGCGCGTGCATTGGCGATTGCCGACCCTCGCTTCGAGGGGACGGTATTCTGGGCCCTGATGCAGGTCGGCGGGATCGCGCCGATCATGCCGGCGTGGCTGCTGCTGGCCCTGTCGTACACCGGGCAACGCTGGCGACGCCACTTGCCGGTGCTCACCGCGATCTTCGTGCCTGCCGCGGTCTTCTTCGTGCTGGCAATGAGCAACAGTCTGCACCGGCTCTGGTGGACGGAGGTGGCGCCGGACACGAGCCGCGGATTCATGTGGCTGCGACTAGCCTGGGGGCCGGCGTTCTGGGTGCATACGGGCTATGCGTACTGCTGTTTCATCGTGAGCACAGCGTTCCTGGCGCACGCGGCCGCGCGCAGGCCGGCGCCGGAGCGGCGCCTGGCCTGGCTTGTGCTGCTGGCCTCGCTCATCCCAACTGCGGGGAACATAGCCTATCTGGCTGGCGCGCGACCCATCGGCCCGGACGATCCCACGCCCATCCTGCTCTTGTTTAGCGGACTGATCGCTCTTTACGCCATCCTCCGCTCGCGGGTGGTGGATCTGGAGCCGCTGGTGGCGCGCGAGGCCCTGGCAGCGCTACCCGACGGGATCATCGTGCTTGACAATGATCAGCGCGTGGCGGAGATGAATGGCGCGGCGGCGCGCTTGCTCGATACGGACGAGCGGGTGGCGCTGGGACGACCGCTCGCGGACCTGCTGGCGGAGCGACCCCTGGGCATGGCCCTGCAGCCCATTCTGGGCAACCTGGGGCAACCGTCCACGCATCTGGCAAGTTACACCGACCAGGCCAGATACACGATCGAGGTGCGCGTCCGTCCGCTGAAGGCGGCCAACGGCGCCGTGGCCGGAGCGCTGCTGCTGTTGCGCGACGTGAGCGAACGGATGCAAGCCGAGCAGAGCCGGGCGCAGCATCTGGCCGAACTGAGCTTAATCAACCGGGTGGCGCGCGTCACCAATACTGCGCCCGATGCCGAAGGACTGGTGCGCGCCGCCGCGGCCACTATCGCCGCCGCCGGGGTCTGGGATCGCGTGACGGTTGGATTGCTCACCCCCGACGGCGCCCGGCTTGACGTTGTGGCCGATGTTGCCGCCGAGGGAACGGACCGTGGTTACGAGGGCCAGTCCGTCAGGGGCGCGGAGGCCGAGGCGTTAATTGCCCTGCTTCGCTCCGGCGAAAGCCACATCCTCGACCTGAGCGACCCGGCGACCTCGGCGACCACGCTGGGACGCGCCGTTGCCAACGAGGGGATCGGGCGGCTCTTGCTGGTGCCGCTCTTTCACCGGGGGGCGCCCCTGGGCATGCTGGCCCTCGGAACCGTCACGCCGCAGCCTGGCAGCACGGCCCTGCCTCGGGTGGCAGAGACGATCGGCGAGTTGATCACCGATGCCGTGGTGCGCGCGCGGCTGTACGACGAGGTGCGGCAGGCTGACCGCCTGAAGACCTCCTTTCTCGCCAGCGTCAGCCACGAACTGCGCAATCCTTTAACCTCGATCATCGGCTACATCGAGATGTTTCGGCGCGGGATCTACGGCCCGCTTGACGAGCGCTACATTGAGCCGCTCCAGTACATGCACCTGAGCAGCACCACGCTGCTGCGAATGATCAATGACATTCTAGACTTCACCCGCGCCGAGGCCGGTCATCTGCACGTTGAGCTGCAACCGGTGAACGTGCGGCATATCGTCGCTAATGTCATCGGGCAACTCCAACCGCAGATCCGCGAGCGCGGGCTGGCCTTTGACCTGGAGATCGCCCCGGATCTTCCTCTGGCGCAGGGGAACAAGATGCGTCTGGAGCAAATTGTGACCAATCTGCTCAGCAACGCGATCAAGTTTACCGAAGAGGGGCGGATCACTGTGCGCGCCTGCCAGGTGAACGACCGGGTGCGCCTGAGCGTTACTGATACAGGGATCGGCATCGCCCCCGAGCATCTTGAGGTCATTTTCCAGGAGTTCCGCCGGGTCGAAACGGCGGCCCGGCGGGTGAAGGGCGCCGGTCTGGGTCTGGCGATCAGCCGCCGGCTGGTTGAATTGATGGGCGGCACGATCAGCGTCGAGAGCGCCCCCGGAGAGGGTTCTACCTTTACGGTTGAACTGCCGATAGCGCCAGTGGCCTCCCATGGCGTGGAAGGGCCACACACGAAAATCGGCGACGCCGAGGCGTCGCCGAAGCGGGAACGAGCGGTTGCAGGATAG
- a CDS encoding MOSC domain-containing protein, whose product MNIYTGIGRLIQINVNPCGGVPKLPVPSARVSRLGIVGDAQRDRENHGGPGRAVSLYALERIEALRAEGHPITPGSTGENLTIAGLDWERLRPGHRLRIGEWVELELTDYVVPCSTIAKSFLGGRVARISQRLHPGWSRLYARVISEGDIATGDFVEHVW is encoded by the coding sequence ATGAACATCTACACCGGGATCGGGCGCCTGATCCAGATCAACGTGAATCCGTGCGGCGGGGTGCCCAAGTTGCCCGTTCCGTCAGCCAGGGTCAGCCGTCTGGGGATCGTTGGTGATGCGCAGCGCGATCGCGAGAACCATGGCGGCCCTGGTCGCGCCGTATCGCTCTACGCTCTGGAGCGCATCGAGGCCCTGCGCGCCGAAGGCCACCCCATTACGCCGGGCAGCACCGGCGAGAACCTGACCATCGCCGGACTCGACTGGGAGCGCCTCCGCCCGGGTCATCGGCTGCGGATCGGCGAGTGGGTCGAATTGGAACTGACGGACTATGTCGTACCATGTAGCACCATCGCAAAATCATTTCTTGGGGGTCGCGTGGCGCGCATTTCGCAGCGGCTGCACCCCGGCTGGAGTCGTCTCTATGCCAGGGTGATCAGCGAAGGTGACATTGCCACTGGCGATTTCGTGGAACATGTGTGGTGA
- a CDS encoding PLP-dependent aminotransferase family protein yields the protein MGALPEIQLRLRPGIIELGWGHLDPDLLPVDIITEAASRALSDHGAEALAYGAEQGPGRLINQVQARLERLEGVAPPAEQVMITGGVSQALTMLCTLLSRPGDVVLVEAPTYHLALRIFQDHGLRLVSVPGDARGMHVETAGALVQMLRAHGEQVAFLYLTPSFSNPTGAILAPERRQALADLAAREGLTVIEDDAYGELWYETPPPPPLYHLAPGGPIIRLGTFSKLLAPGLRLGWMLAAPDLVRRCCRSGMLDSGGGLNHFTATILATLLEQGQLDPHVARLRDVLRVRRDALLAALALHLPTGCTWFPVLGGYFVWVRLPPPLDTLAMLPFAETAGVAYLPGRPFFADSGGHNYLRLSFSLLATADLQEGARRLGAVARRALKAVV from the coding sequence ATGGGCGCGCTCCCCGAGATTCAACTACGCCTGCGTCCAGGGATCATCGAGTTAGGGTGGGGGCATCTCGACCCCGACCTGTTGCCTGTAGACATCATCACGGAGGCGGCCAGCCGCGCCCTGAGCGACCACGGCGCGGAGGCGCTGGCCTATGGTGCAGAGCAGGGGCCAGGGCGCCTGATTAACCAGGTGCAGGCGCGACTGGAGCGTCTGGAAGGCGTCGCCCCGCCTGCGGAACAGGTAATGATTACGGGAGGCGTTTCCCAGGCCCTGACAATGCTCTGCACCCTGCTGAGCCGTCCGGGCGACGTCGTACTCGTCGAAGCGCCGACGTACCATCTGGCGCTGCGGATCTTCCAGGACCACGGGCTGCGCCTGGTGTCCGTTCCGGGCGACGCGCGGGGCATGCACGTGGAGACTGCCGGGGCGCTGGTGCAGATGCTGCGCGCCCACGGCGAACAGGTAGCTTTCCTCTACCTGACGCCCAGCTTCAGCAACCCCACGGGCGCCATCCTCGCGCCCGAGCGCCGCCAGGCCCTGGCCGATCTGGCTGCGCGCGAGGGTCTCACAGTGATTGAGGACGATGCCTACGGAGAACTCTGGTATGAGACCCCGCCCCCGCCCCCGCTGTACCATCTGGCGCCCGGTGGCCCGATCATCCGCCTGGGAACGTTTTCAAAGCTGCTGGCGCCCGGCCTGCGCCTCGGCTGGATGCTCGCCGCCCCCGACCTGGTGCGCCGCTGCTGTCGTTCGGGCATGCTCGACAGCGGCGGCGGATTGAACCACTTCACGGCCACCATCCTCGCCACGCTGCTGGAACAGGGCCAGCTCGATCCCCACGTGGCCCGTCTCCGCGACGTGTTGCGCGTCCGGCGCGATGCGCTGCTGGCGGCTCTGGCTCTGCATCTGCCAACCGGCTGCACCTGGTTCCCCGTACTCGGCGGCTACTTCGTCTGGGTGCGCCTGCCGCCACCCCTCGATACCCTGGCGATGCTCCCCTTCGCTGAAACAGCAGGGGTGGCCTACCTGCCCGGCAGACCCTTCTTTGCCGACAGCGGCGGGCACAACTATTTGCGCCTGTCCTTCAGCCTGCTCGCGACCGCCGACCTTCAGGAAGGCGCGCGGCGTCTGGGCGCCGTGGCGCGCCGCGCCTTGAAGGCCGTGGTATAA
- a CDS encoding SH3 domain-containing protein has protein sequence MRAVSVVVTLLPLLVGACGEAAAVLPPRPTPAPTLARLPSVTPVTPTLPARTPTASPAPATPEAPVGRVAVIANLRAGPGTEHPVLEVLEAGAPVRLLGRSGEWYHVEGPADRRGWMAAEVLEIDPVTADTIPEIRPPAP, from the coding sequence ATGCGCGCCGTCAGCGTGGTCGTGACACTCTTGCCGCTTCTGGTGGGGGCTTGCGGCGAAGCCGCGGCGGTGCTGCCTCCACGTCCTACGCCAGCGCCAACCCTGGCGCGCCTGCCAAGTGTGACGCCGGTCACCCCTACCCTCCCGGCACGCACTCCGACGGCGTCACCGGCCCCGGCCACCCCCGAAGCGCCCGTGGGGCGCGTTGCGGTCATCGCCAATCTGCGCGCCGGCCCCGGTACGGAACACCCGGTGCTCGAGGTGTTGGAGGCCGGCGCGCCGGTGCGTTTGCTTGGTCGCTCAGGGGAATGGTATCACGTCGAGGGGCCGGCTGACCGACGCGGCTGGATGGCGGCGGAGGTGCTGGAGATTGATCCAGTGACCGCGGACACCATACCTGAGATTCGCCCGCCAGCCCCCTAG
- a CDS encoding SpoIIE family protein phosphatase → MNITNRLRWSFLIGSTLPVILVGTLLIAMLLQVQQRNAYASQQALADKVAGNIATFLYDLEQQLLRAARELDPTAPAAELRSTVERLVNNSPDLRAITVVNSEGRTVAIGRNELLTRIGAVVLPLDSALLEPAVGVGRGGRTAIISGSDGQPVFQVVLPVRGAGGGILGAIGAEVSAARIRQMLRLGVQETGKTVYLVDGNRRLQLSDSLRPWQPPADLSALYREGQTAAEYLGGAGVLVVGARAPVAPVSAMSWSVIVEQPSSEFFVEVYRGVSLLAALVGLAGLLALSWSFYQARRLVVPIRALTAGAQELASGRLDHRIEVEPGDELGQLASAFNQMAARLQHSLREIELQNERLRHGLILARDIQQGLLPSAPPWGGDVLRVHGRSLPASEVGGDFYAYLNLSEGRVAVAIGDISGKGVAAALLMALTSSTLESLARVAANPSEMLQAMHLALRQRLQANHMNAAVLIAVFDPEESSVTVASAGMIAPLLLQCRSDGESQCRLLDVGGLPIGTRLNGQYRDVRVALEPGDTLLFLSDGIVEAHNPEGELFGFDRLENLVRTFTPEMEVQEIVQRIIRAVLLFIQGAEPHDDITIIAVRQPLRASPAAVETWTTPYTAGSDV, encoded by the coding sequence ATGAACATTACGAACCGGCTGCGCTGGTCGTTCCTCATTGGTTCAACCCTGCCGGTGATACTGGTGGGCACGCTCCTGATCGCTATGCTGCTGCAGGTGCAGCAGCGCAACGCCTATGCCAGCCAGCAGGCCCTCGCCGATAAAGTTGCCGGCAACATCGCCACCTTCCTCTACGACCTGGAACAGCAGTTGTTACGCGCGGCGCGGGAACTCGATCCTACCGCGCCAGCGGCAGAATTGCGCTCGACGGTAGAGCGCCTGGTCAATAATTCTCCCGACTTGCGGGCGATCACGGTGGTGAACTCCGAAGGGCGCACCGTCGCCATCGGGCGCAATGAGTTGCTTACCAGAATCGGCGCCGTGGTTTTGCCGCTAGATTCGGCGCTGCTTGAGCCGGCGGTGGGAGTCGGGCGGGGCGGCCGTACCGCAATTATCTCAGGCAGCGATGGACAGCCGGTGTTTCAGGTTGTGCTCCCCGTGCGCGGCGCAGGCGGGGGCATCCTGGGCGCAATTGGCGCCGAGGTCAGCGCCGCGCGCATCCGCCAGATGCTGCGCCTGGGAGTGCAGGAAACCGGCAAGACGGTGTATCTGGTTGATGGAAACCGGCGCCTGCAACTGAGCGATAGTCTGCGGCCCTGGCAACCGCCCGCCGATCTATCGGCGCTCTACCGGGAGGGACAGACCGCCGCCGAATACCTCGGCGGCGCCGGGGTGCTGGTGGTCGGGGCACGGGCGCCGGTCGCGCCGGTATCGGCGATGAGCTGGTCGGTGATCGTGGAACAACCCTCCAGCGAGTTCTTCGTGGAGGTCTATCGCGGGGTCAGCCTGCTCGCGGCGCTGGTAGGACTGGCGGGCCTGCTGGCGCTGAGCTGGTCGTTCTACCAGGCGCGGCGCCTGGTGGTGCCCATCCGCGCGCTGACCGCGGGGGCGCAGGAACTGGCCAGCGGGCGCCTGGATCACCGCATTGAGGTTGAGCCAGGCGATGAACTGGGGCAACTGGCCAGCGCGTTTAACCAGATGGCGGCGCGGCTTCAACATAGCCTGCGGGAGATTGAGCTCCAGAACGAGCGCCTGCGCCACGGTCTGATCCTGGCTCGCGATATCCAGCAGGGCCTGCTCCCGTCGGCGCCCCCCTGGGGCGGTGATGTGCTGCGAGTGCACGGCCGCTCGCTTCCGGCGAGCGAGGTCGGCGGTGATTTCTACGCCTACCTGAACCTGAGCGAGGGACGGGTGGCGGTTGCGATCGGCGACATCTCGGGCAAAGGGGTGGCCGCGGCCCTGCTCATGGCCCTCACCAGCTCGACGCTGGAGTCTCTGGCGCGCGTGGCCGCCAACCCGTCGGAGATGCTGCAGGCCATGCACCTGGCCCTGCGCCAGCGCCTCCAGGCCAACCATATGAACGCGGCCGTGCTGATCGCGGTCTTCGATCCCGAGGAAAGCTCCGTCACCGTGGCCAGCGCGGGGATGATCGCTCCGCTGTTGCTCCAGTGTCGCAGCGACGGCGAGAGCCAGTGCCGCTTGCTTGACGTGGGGGGGTTGCCGATCGGCACCCGGCTGAACGGGCAGTACCGCGATGTGCGCGTAGCGTTGGAACCGGGCGATACGTTGCTCTTCCTGAGCGACGGGATCGTTGAGGCGCATAATCCCGAAGGGGAGTTGTTCGGCTTCGACCGCCTCGAAAACCTGGTGAGGACCTTCACTCCAGAGATGGAGGTGCAGGAGATCGTCCAGCGCATCATTCGCGCAGTGCTGCTCTTCATCCAGGGCGCTGAACCGCACGACGACATTACCATCATCGCCGTGCGGCAGCCACTCCGCGCCTCGCCCGCCGCGGTCGAGACATGGACCACGCCGTATACTGCGGGCAGCGATGTATAA
- a CDS encoding 50S ribosomal protein L25 produces MATQFTLDVQPREVLGKKVKHLRTQGLIPATVYGKGIEPASVQVNGRAFQTVYRKAGKTALIELHMGATTKAAFVQAVQRHPVTRDIIHIDFKVVDLHKAIHVEVPVVAIGTSPLVARGDALINHALHTVMIEALPANVPQHIDVDVSGLDALDKTIHVRDIPPSPAYKILTDGDEVLISLTPVRAAVAEGPVEEVPVEPELIRRERAKEEGEE; encoded by the coding sequence ATGGCTACCCAGTTCACCCTTGATGTCCAGCCCCGTGAGGTGCTGGGCAAAAAAGTCAAGCACCTGCGCACCCAGGGGCTGATCCCGGCGACGGTTTACGGTAAAGGTATCGAACCCGCTTCAGTGCAGGTCAACGGGCGCGCTTTCCAGACGGTCTACCGCAAGGCCGGCAAGACGGCTCTGATCGAATTGCACATGGGCGCCACCACGAAGGCCGCCTTCGTGCAGGCGGTGCAGCGGCACCCCGTAACGCGCGATATTATTCATATTGATTTTAAGGTCGTGGACCTGCATAAGGCCATCCACGTGGAAGTGCCGGTAGTGGCCATCGGCACGTCGCCGCTGGTGGCCCGCGGCGATGCGCTGATCAACCACGCGCTCCATACGGTGATGATTGAAGCTCTCCCCGCCAACGTGCCTCAGCACATTGACGTGGACGTCAGCGGCCTCGACGCGCTTGATAAGACCATCCATGTGCGTGACATCCCGCCCTCGCCGGCATACAAGATCCTGACCGATGGCGACGAGGTGCTGATTTCGCTCACGCCGGTGCGCGCCGCCGTGGCCGAGGGGCCGGTCGAAGAAGTGCCAGTCGAACCGGAGTTGATCCGCCGCGAGCGCGCGAAAGAAGAAGGAGAGGAGTGA
- a CDS encoding glycosyltransferase, producing the protein MSMILAAVTVAVLLIAGYAREWARLRARPRLAPPDPLPADAPLVSLLIPARNEERSIGRCVAGALAQRYPRFEVLVLDDASTDGTAAVLAGFAHDPRLRVLHGQALPRGWVGKSFACQQLSAQARGEWLLFLDADTAPQPDLAAALLTHARRRDLDLVTIWPFLELGTFWERVMLPPFLAFITTIYPLERFERPGTRPEEVLANGQCIFVRCAAYAAIGGHAAVRNQVLEDVHLAQAIRAAGFRIGGAEGPEYLHTRMYHNGREVAEGLAKHAAAGTRNSGARSWRAAVWHLMLAWGPLALMGGGAALWASGAGGGAASVMVAGIAAWVVEMWFFGALYRRRYHLSPLYALLWPIGLLAYLLVAIRGMWRVRSGRGVSWKGRTYAG; encoded by the coding sequence ATGAGCATGATCCTGGCCGCCGTGACGGTGGCCGTACTGCTGATAGCCGGTTACGCCCGCGAATGGGCGCGCCTGCGCGCCCGTCCCCGTCTCGCGCCGCCCGACCCGCTGCCCGCCGATGCGCCGCTGGTCTCGCTGCTCATCCCCGCCCGCAACGAGGAACGCAGCATCGGGCGCTGCGTGGCCGGCGCTCTTGCCCAGCGCTATCCCCGCTTCGAGGTGCTGGTGCTGGACGATGCCTCTACCGATGGAACGGCGGCGGTGCTGGCGGGGTTCGCCCACGACCCCCGTCTGCGCGTGCTCCATGGCCAGGCCCTGCCCCGGGGCTGGGTGGGCAAGAGCTTCGCCTGCCAGCAGTTGAGCGCACAGGCGCGGGGCGAGTGGCTGTTGTTTCTCGACGCTGACACTGCGCCGCAGCCTGATCTGGCAGCCGCGCTGCTGACGCACGCCCGACGTCGTGACCTCGACCTGGTAACGATCTGGCCCTTTCTGGAGCTGGGAACCTTCTGGGAGCGGGTGATGCTGCCGCCCTTCCTGGCCTTCATTACCACGATTTACCCGCTTGAGCGCTTCGAGCGCCCCGGCACGCGACCCGAGGAGGTGCTGGCGAACGGGCAGTGCATCTTCGTGCGCTGCGCGGCCTATGCGGCCATCGGCGGTCATGCGGCGGTGCGCAACCAGGTGCTGGAAGATGTGCACCTGGCTCAGGCCATCCGCGCGGCGGGCTTCCGCATCGGTGGCGCCGAGGGTCCGGAGTATCTCCATACTCGGATGTATCACAACGGGCGCGAAGTCGCTGAGGGTCTCGCCAAGCACGCCGCCGCGGGAACGCGCAACAGCGGGGCGCGTTCGTGGCGGGCGGCCGTGTGGCACCTCATGCTGGCCTGGGGGCCGCTGGCGCTGATGGGGGGCGGGGCGGCGCTGTGGGCGAGCGGGGCGGGCGGTGGCGCAGCGTCCGTGATGGTTGCTGGCATAGCTGCCTGGGTCGTGGAGATGTGGTTCTTTGGCGCCCTGTACCGGCGGCGCTATCACCTCAGCCCGCTCTACGCCCTGCTCTGGCCGATAGGGTTGCTGGCCTACCTGCTGGTGGCTATACGCGGGATGTGGCGTGTACGCAGCGGGCGGGGCGTTAGCTGGAAGGGCCGCACCTACGCCGGATAA